Sequence from the Anaerolineae bacterium genome:
AACTTCTTTTTGAACTTGCGCAATTGACTTTGCCGGGTATGATGTATTTAGTCAAGGTTAAGGCAGGAGAAGATTATGGCCCCAAAGAATAAATATTTTTTTCTGCTCATCAGCCTGCTGCTTGGGCTTACTGGGGTGGGGGTAGGCTGCCAGGTTTTTGGCTATGAATACAAAGGCTCGGTAATAGACCCCCCCCTGCCGCTGCCCAATTTTGAATTGATGGCCGCCAACGGCCAACCCTTTCGCTTGAGCGAGGTGGAAGGCGACCTGGCCCTGCTCTATTTTGGCTACACTTACTGCCCCGATGTTTGCCCGCTGACCCTGAGCGAGGTTAAAAAGGCCCTGACCAGTTTGGAAAACGGCCGGGAACGGGTCCACGTTATCTTCATTTCCGTTGACCCGGAGCGAGACACCCCGGCCGTATTGTCCAAATATATGGCCGCTTTTGGCCCGGAATTTACCGGCCTCACCGATGATTTTGAGCGGGTGCAGGCCGTTATGCAACCTTATGGCGCCTATGCCGAAAAGCAAGCAGTGCCAGACTCGGCGCTGGGCTACCTGGTCAATCACACCGCCCGCCTGTACCTGGTTGACCCGCAACGCAATTTAATATTAACCTATCCCTTTGGCTTTACCGCCGCCGACCTGCGCAGCGACCTGGCCTATTTGCTTCGCCAGGAAAGCCGCCAGTAACTATTCAGCCTCCATGTCATTAGCGATAGCGAGGAATCTCTTTGAGGTGGTGGTTAAAAGTTGCCAGACTTTGGTTCACTTTGAGCGCAAGGAGATTTCTCCCTTCGGTCGAAATGACATGCCTGAACAGTTGCAACCGCTAATTAGCAGACCTTATCTGAGACACATCCAAGGGAGATTATTATGGTGAAAAAACATTTGTGGTTACTGGCAGCATTGTTTATTTTGATAACCGTTCTGGCCGCCCAATGTGGCGCGGCCCGGCCAGACGGCCTGCAAATCAAAGTAGTGGAACCCTGGGCCAGGTCATCGCCAATGGTGGCCGGCAATGGGGCCGTGTTTATGGAATTAATCAATGAAGGCGATACTGACGATACCCTGCTTGGGGCTGAAACCGATCTGGCCGCGGTGGTTGAATTGCATGAAACCACAATGGAGGGGGACATGATGAAAATGAACCCCGTCTCCAAAATTGAAGTGCCGGCCGGCGGCTCGGTCAGGCTTGAGCCGGGCGGGTTACACCTTATGCTCATTAACTTGCGGCAAGAATTGGTGCCGGGGGAAAAGGTCAAACTGATCCTTAACTTTGAAATTTCCGAGCCCCTAACCATAGAGGCCGAAATCCGGGAAATGGGCGCGGAGATGAGCCATTAACCGGCACACTCATCTGCCCAGCGGTAAAACCGTTTGCGAATACCGGCCTAAAACTCCTGGCCGGAATTATCCTGAAAAACAAGAGACTTTGTTTGTTCCAGTTTCCGTTTTACGGCCAGGTTGACCTCTTTGTAACATTCTCCCTGTTCTTATTAAGAACGAATCACGTTGGCCACTTCAGCCAAACGATTGAATAATTCACCCTCGATGGGCAGATGCAACACCTGGGCAATCACCTGGGTCCAGCCGTGCAAAAAGTACACCCAACCATCTTCTACCCTGAGATTGCGTGACTCTGTTTGTCTGAGGGCTTGTTGTATAAAATCCAGTTCGCCCCGATAGTTGAACTCCCAGGCAATTCCGTTTTGGGGAAACATCGCCTCATCGGTGAGGGGGGAGCCAGGCGTATCTTTACCCATGCCGGTGGCATTAATGACGATACTGCCGGCCGGCAGACCGGCTATGATTTCATCATTGCGCCGGGGATTGCTGTTTAAGATGTACTCCACCTGGATGTCGGTAGGATACTGCTCAACCATTCGCCGCATGTGGTCCAGGCGCGGCTGCGAGCGATTGACCGCAATAAATCGCTCCGGCCGGTCTCCTTTATCTTTTTTATTGATCAAGTGCAATAACGTAGCCAGGGCCGAGCCGCCTGCGCCCAAGCATAACACCTGGCCCTGGGCGCGGGCAAAATAGTTTTTGCCCACAATGGAGTCCATACTCAGGCCGGCGGTAACGGGGTCTTTGGCATGCCCTTCCAACCGGCCGGCCCGTTTGGAAATAGAAGAAAGTTCGTGCGTGGTGCGGGCGTAGGGGTCCAGGTAGTCAAACATATCTTCCGCCGCGGCGTACACGTCCATTTTGTGGGTGGTCACCAGCGCCCCCAACGATAGCGGATCATCCCTGATTTGGGCCACGCTGGCCCGGTAAGCTTCCGGCGCATCGTGGAGGGGGTGGTCTATGCCTTCAATCACCACCTGGGGCCGGCCCAACTCCTTCATCCACCGGGGAAACACCTTCATAATTAAAGATTGGCCGGTGGTGACGCCGATAAAATAAAACGTGGGCACTTTTTTTTTGATTATTTTGGATGTGGACATAACCAAGACCCGGTATGGTTTTAGCGCAAGGATTATGTTTTTCCACGCGGGCGCCAGCGCGGGTTATCTACAATTTTGGGCCGGCCATTTTCTTCAATAACAAGCTTGCGAAACCCCTGCGTTTCAATAGTGCCGTAATCGTGCCCGGCGTGGGCCGGATAGACAAAAAAAGTAACCAAATCTTCAGCGCCCGTATTCACCGAGCGGTGCGCCCACCGGGGCGGAACGTAAAGCACCTTGGCCGGCCGCAATTCCGCCACAGACCAATCGCCCTCGGGTGTTTCCATCACTATCATGCCTTCGCCCTGCAAACAATAATACACTTCGGCTGTTTCCAAAACGGTGTGAAAATGGCCTTTGGTCATGAAATATTCGTTGCCCACTTGGCCGGGGTGCAGCACCGACAGGCCACTGAGTAGTTCGCCGGCAATTTCCGGCCGTCTGGTTTCGTACACTTCGTAGAGCAACGTGTCGTTTTTGGCCAGCATGGCGGCGTAGGCGGCCTGATCCAAATACTGGCCCTTCATTGCGGACAAGGTGCGTTTAATATGGGCATCATATTTATCCAGGGTTGCTTGGGCCAGGTTAATGCCAAAGGTAAAGGGGACATCTTTTGAGGGTTTCATAGAAGTTTCTCCGCCTTTATTTTTGGGATGTTTCCGTTGTCATAGGTGTGATGATAAGACGGCAATAATTTTTTGTCAAAACGCCGCCGGTTCGCCGGTTCGCCCGTTTGACGAAGTAATTGTCCGGCGTTACAATGGCCGTAATTTTTCATAATAAGGAGACAGCCCGCATGAATTACGGCTACTTTGACGACCAGGCCAAAGAATACATTATCACCCGCCCCGATACTCCCCTTTCGTGGAGCAATTACCTGGGTTCCACCGAATACGGGGCCATCATTACCAACAACGCCGGCGGCTACGGTTTTTACCAATCCGGCGCGCGAGGCCGCTTTATGCGTTTGCTCTTTAACGGCGTGCCCATGGACC
This genomic interval carries:
- a CDS encoding SCO family protein produces the protein MAPKNKYFFLLISLLLGLTGVGVGCQVFGYEYKGSVIDPPLPLPNFELMAANGQPFRLSEVEGDLALLYFGYTYCPDVCPLTLSEVKKALTSLENGRERVHVIFISVDPERDTPAVLSKYMAAFGPEFTGLTDDFERVQAVMQPYGAYAEKQAVPDSALGYLVNHTARLYLVDPQRNLILTYPFGFTAADLRSDLAYLLRQESRQ
- a CDS encoding copper chaperone PCu(A)C, translating into MVKKHLWLLAALFILITVLAAQCGAARPDGLQIKVVEPWARSSPMVAGNGAVFMELINEGDTDDTLLGAETDLAAVVELHETTMEGDMMKMNPVSKIEVPAGGSVRLEPGGLHLMLINLRQELVPGEKVKLILNFEISEPLTIEAEIREMGAEMSH
- a CDS encoding shikimate dehydrogenase, giving the protein MSTSKIIKKKVPTFYFIGVTTGQSLIMKVFPRWMKELGRPQVVIEGIDHPLHDAPEAYRASVAQIRDDPLSLGALVTTHKMDVYAAAEDMFDYLDPYARTTHELSSISKRAGRLEGHAKDPVTAGLSMDSIVGKNYFARAQGQVLCLGAGGSALATLLHLINKKDKGDRPERFIAVNRSQPRLDHMRRMVEQYPTDIQVEYILNSNPRRNDEIIAGLPAGSIVINATGMGKDTPGSPLTDEAMFPQNGIAWEFNYRGELDFIQQALRQTESRNLRVEDGWVYFLHGWTQVIAQVLHLPIEGELFNRLAEVANVIRS
- a CDS encoding glucose-6-phosphate isomerase (catalyzes the formation of D-fructose 6-phosphate from D-glucose 6-phosphate), encoding MKPSKDVPFTFGINLAQATLDKYDAHIKRTLSAMKGQYLDQAAYAAMLAKNDTLLYEVYETRRPEIAGELLSGLSVLHPGQVGNEYFMTKGHFHTVLETAEVYYCLQGEGMIVMETPEGDWSVAELRPAKVLYVPPRWAHRSVNTGAEDLVTFFVYPAHAGHDYGTIETQGFRKLVIEENGRPKIVDNPRWRPRGKT